The Dermochelys coriacea isolate rDerCor1 chromosome 12, rDerCor1.pri.v4, whole genome shotgun sequence genome has a window encoding:
- the ANKRD11 gene encoding ankyrin repeat domain-containing protein 11 isoform X4, whose protein sequence is MEIKKTRIQMPPVQSMLWWYKAGTLLEAPWHEMEVPRSKTEEKQGPERKRIKKEPATRKPGLLFGMGLSGIRAGYPLSERQQVALLMQMTAEESANSPVDTTPKHPSQSTVCQKGTPNSASKTKDKVNKRNERGETRLHRAAIRGDARRIKELIIEGADVNVKDFAGWTALHEACNRGYYDVAKQLLAAGAEVNTKGLDDDTPLHDAANNGHFKVVKLLLHYGGNPHQSNRKGETPLKVANSPTMVNLLLGKTTYPSSEESSTESSEEEDAPSFAPSSSVDGNNTDSEFEKGLKHKTKSQEPPKTTITPVKDEYEFDEDDEQDRVPPVDDKHLLKKDYRKETKTNSFISIPKMEVKTYTKNNTITPKKPAHRILSDTSDEEDTSVAVGTGEKLRLSTHSILPSSKTREPSNTKQQKEKNKVKKKRKKETKSKEVRFGKKNDKFCSSESESENLESEEDDRDSVQSSSCVKDSRLVLKESSLFNSLSASSTSSHGSLASQKHNPNLTDQHSKHWRTDNWKTISSPAWSDVSSLSDSTRTRLTSESDYTSEDSSLQSLKPVRKKQEHKKKNNSHNTVCEKKNSFHANVDGAIPKLDKEGKVVKKHKTKHKHKNKEKGQCPVSQDIKIIKTFSFEYEDSKQKPDKGLIETESPSENKLKVLKHEREHCKKEEKLLKSKSEEKEWLFKDETGKASKEEKSLKKVKEGNKDISKFFREEKSSKEKPIKEKSPKEEKPRIHKEERKKKSKEKQSKSEKKNDLKEEKITKLEKDKTFKEEREKCKKEKVYKEEPGFDEFSNKSQLLESEDTKFSLSDDQQERWFSDLSSDSSFDFKGEDSWDSPVTDFREIKNDSMAKLIIETVKEEIKDKKRENKTKEKKEYNEKRNEKDTFLKKRERESVDKNPEKKKDQTEKHKVAPSYLPEKDKKRKDSAESVKERKEKDPGEINKERKDSSDSCKDRKDIKIKQEEPYRDEFKEYGCETFFKEKSDPECSGKNVESGERHHSGKDKEKKDAPDKEKKEKLKPEKYKEKSKEADKEKNEKVVAEKNQKDKELDKSFKEKKDTKEKYKDLHNKDKERKTSLDSIKEKKEKNFSGDREDFSEKRDEKKGKEKSWYSIADIFTDESEDEKDDYSLSGFKIGEAVGSELHRMDSLQEKDDSMAAEKDLYLADKHRKYSSDRQHSGEKQKDKEKKKDKGLAEGGKEKKEKGFFEKHKEKKDKDSVEKYKDRKDRTSVDSTQEKKNKQKLPEKTEKKHAAEEKVKNKHKEKMEKEHSKEKKSSKGGETEKSLLEKLEEEALNEYRDDSNDKISEISSDSFTDRGQDPGLTILFESSNLSLMDASEEKYKDSLPLPCLQDKLKEKERHRHSSSSSKKSHEKEKAKKEKTEKKEKMDDFKDSSNRKDSNQYEKEFSVDGETFGISYSMKAEVEEELDKNIDYLFSEKKDKNDPERELSKKAEKEKTYGSSTISTIKEKKKREKHKEKWKDEKEKHRDKHTDGFFKHHKDETKSVVKDKDSPQVITFKDKSKEENLKFSETKMKEKLKENQEKDKTESLKISNGNDKITLSKDGSKKDNRPREKLLGDGDLMMTSFERMLSQKDLEIEERHKRHKERMKQMEKMRHRSGDPKLKDKMKTSEEMRKRSLDLTTKKPLALDTQLKDKKLKELGPLTPILSPDNKPQPAVGTDSKDWITGPQLKEILPASPRPDQNRPTGVPAPASVVSCPSYEEVMQTPRTPSCSNEDYTDLMFDCADSQHSLPISTMSMNACSPSFFDRYANASSGLPDNPSQTPTRTIPSTNLYRSISVDIRRIPEDEFSAGDKFFRQQSVPATSNYDSPVQHLMEEKVPLPSVPAEKFQCMSPGYYSPDYGIPSPKVETLHCAPVGNVVQSPESIFSGLQAKSSPSHRDELLAPSVESALPPDLGMPLDTTEEQQATASILPPESTFLPPIEENDFSSGISEQNNMDWGNPPSRNPDPPMPPSLIGNPSDHPVSWSVGSELLMKSPQRFPESPKPFCSLDPIHPAPVSFISTDSPYPVSPISYPLSVSEPGLDEVKEDVEETVPGEMATAEEQAPYMSPTRLDTFFNNCKPLPEETPEMPLEPPCIPTETQAEAVNTLENSYLENSSVAPVNPEEPVTWPDPFTNSEDDLDLGPFSLPELPLQAKDVPDAEMTEVASIEESSVAAPEVINTGIINVSVSVTASSEQEELPLNQPSNLLAVEPEPQPEEKTSEVIAPEATSEALNVPEEKRLEESKEQSFQQIASIELAQPEKQEAETNHEELPSSNCAVESGSQSSLAQANTAESGVTQDSAAVRSGSQVSSIQTDTPQGTTAVETIEPVQKPVAEVSKPPKIEEIPQRITRNRAQMLANQNKQNTAPSEKEFPPVSAPSTRAKGRVTEEDDAQAQHPRKRRFQRSSQQLQQQINTSTQQTREMIQQTLAAIVNAIKLDDIEPYHSDRSNPYFEYLQIRKKIEEKRKILCYITPQAPQCYAEYVTYTGSYLLDGKPLSKLHIPVIAPPPSLAEPLKELFKQQEAVRGKLRLQHSIEREKLIVSCEQEILRVHCRAARTIANQAVPFSACTMLLDSEVYNMPLENQGDENKSVRDRFNARQFISWLQDVDDKYDRMKTCLLMRQQHEAAALNAVQRMEWQLKVQELDPAGHKSLCVNEVPSFYVPMVDVNDDFVLLPA, encoded by the exons GCTGGACAGCATTGCACGAGGCATGTAACCGGGGTTACTATGATGTTGCAAAGCAGTTGCTTGCTGCCGGCGCGGAAGTCAACACAAAGGGGTTGGATGACGACACCCCGCTGCATGATGCAGCTAATAATGGGCATTTCAAG GTGGTAAAATTGTTGTTACATTACGGAGGGAACCCTCATCAAAGCAACAGGAAGGGAGAGACGCCTTTAAAAGTCGCTAATTCCCCCACCATGGTGAATCTACTCCTGGGAAAGACCACCTATCCCTCTAGCGAAGAGAGCTCAACAG agagctcaGAGGAGGAGGACGCCCCTTCATTTGCACCTTCCAGCTCCGTCGATGGCAATAACACAGACTCTGAGTTTGAAAAAGGCTTGAAACATAAGACAAAGAGTCAAGAGCCCCCCAAAACAACAATCACACCGGTAAAGGATGAATATGAATTTGATGAAGATGATGAGCAGGACAGAGTCCCGCCTGTCGATGACAAGCATTTGCTGAAAAAGGATTACAGGAAAGAGACtaaaacaaacagttttattTCCATACCCAAAATGGAAGTAAAAACCTATACTAAAAATAACACAATTACACCAAAGAAACCTGCCCATCGCATCCTGTCAGACACGTCGGATGAAGAGGATACCAGTGTAGCCGTGGGGACTGGCGAGAAGCTGAGACTATCGACTCATTCGATACTGCCCAGCAGCAAGACTCGAGAGCCCTCCAACACCAAGCAACAGAAGGAGAAGAATAAAGTCAAAAAGAAGCGGAAAAAGGAGACAAAGAGCAAAGAGGTTCGGTTTGgcaaaaaaaatgacaaattttgtTCCTCTGAATCAGAAAGTGAAAATTTGGAGAGTGAGGAGGATGATAGAGACTCTGTGCAAAGCTCTAGCTGTGTAAAGGACTCTAGGCTAGTGCTAAAGGAATCCTCCTTGTTCAACTCTCTGTCTGCCTCTTCCACCTCTTCTCATGGGAGTTTAGCTTCACAGAAACATAACCCTAATCTTACAGACCAGCACTCCAAGCACTGGAGGACAGACAATTGGAAAACCATATCTTCTCCGGCATGGTCAGATGTCAGTTCCTTATCGGACTCCACAAGGACGAGACTGACAAGTGAGTCAGACTATACGTCTGAGGATTCCAGTTTACAGTCGTTAAAGCCAGTGAGAAAGAAGCAGgagcacaaaaagaaaaataactctCATAATACTGTCTGTGAGAAGAAGAATTCATTCCATGCCAACGTGGACGGAGCAATTCCAAAGCTGGATAAGGAGGGAAAAGTTgttaaaaaacataaaacaaaacataaacacaaaaacaaagagaaggGACAATGCCCAGTCAGCCAAgacattaaaataatcaaaacttTTTCTTTTGAATATGAGGACTCTAAGCAAAAGCCTGACAAGGGTTTGATAGAGACTGAAAGTccaagtgaaaataaattaaaagtgtTAAAACATGAGAGAGAACActgtaaaaaggaagaaaagctaCTGAAAAGTAAATCAGAGGAGAAGGAATGGTTGTTTAAAGATGAGACTGGAAAAGCCTCCAAAGAggagaaatcattaaaaaaagtcaaagagGGGAATAAAGACATCAGCAAATTTTTCAGAGAGGAGAAGTCAAGTAAAGAGAAACCCATAAAGGAGAAGTCTCCCAAAGAGGAGAAACCTAGAATACAcaaggaggagagaaagaaaaaatcaaaggaaaaacaGTCAAAATCTGAAAAGAAGAATGATCTGAAGGAGGAGAAAATTACTAAACTGGAGAAAGACAAAACCttcaaagaagagagagaaaaatgtaaaaaagaaaaagtttacaAAGAGGAGCCTGGATTTGATGAGTTTAGTAATAAAAGCCAATTGCTGGAAAGCGAGGACACAAAATTCAGCCTTTCTGATGATCAGCAAGAGAGATGGTTTTCTGATTTGTCATCTGATTCATCCTTTGATTTCAAAGGTGAGGATAGCTGGGATTCTCCAGTAACAGACTTCAGGGAGATTAAAAATGACAGCATGGCAAAACTAATCATAGAAACAGTGAAGGAAGAAATTAAAGACAAGAAAAGGGagaataaaacaaaggaaaagaaagaatacaATGAAAAACGCAATGAAAAGGAtacattcttaaaaaaaagagagagagaaagtgtcgACAAAAACCCTGAGAAGAAGAAGGACCAAACTGAAAAGCATAAAGTCGCTCCTAGTTATCTGCCTGAAAAGGACAAGAAAAGGAAAGATTCTGCAGAAAGCGttaaagagagaaaggaaaaagatcCAGGTGAAatcaacaaagaaagaaaagattccTCTGATAGCTGTAAAGACCGAAAGGACATAAAAATTAAACAAGAGGAGCCCTATCGAGATGAGTTTAAAGAATATGGTTGTGAAACATTCTTCAAGGAGAAATCTGACCctgaatgcagtggaaaaaatGTGGAGAGCGGGGAAAGGCACCATTCAGGGAAAGATAAGGAGAAGAAAGATGCTCCTgataaggaaaagaaagagaaactgaaacCAGAAAAATATAAGGAGAAATCCAAAGAAGCGgataaagagaaaaatgaaaaagttgtTGCTGAGAAAAACCagaaggacaaagaactggataaaagttttaaagagaaaaaagataCTAAGGAGAAATACAAGGATCTGCATAACAAAGACAAAGAAAGGAAGACTTCTTTAGACTCTatcaaagagaaaaaagagaaaaacttcTCTGGAGATAGAGAGGATTTCTCtgagaaaagagatgaaaaaaaaggaaaagagaaaagctgGTACAGCATCGCAGATATCTTCACAGATGAAAGCGAAGATGAGAAGGATGATTACAGCTTAAGCGGATTCAAAATTGGTGAGGCTGTTGGGAGTGAATTGCATCGAATGGACAGTCTACAAGAAAAAGATGATAGCAtggctgctgaaaaggaccttTATCTTGCTGACAAGCACAGAAAGTACTCTTCTGACAGACAACATTcaggagagaaacagaaagataaagagaagaaaaaggataAAGGATTAGCAGAaggtgggaaggagaaaaaagagAAGGGTTTCTTTGAAAAACACAAAGAGAAGAAGGATAAAGATTCTGTCGAGAAGTATAAAGACAGGAAAGACAGAACCTCAGTAGACTCCacccaagaaaagaaaaacaagcaaaaGCTCCCTGAAAAGACCGAAAAGAAGCATGCTGCTGAGGAGAAGGTAAAAAACAAGCATAAGGAAAAGATGGAAAAAGAACATTCCAAAGAAAAGAAGTCTTCAAAAGGAGGAGAGACCGAGAAGAGCCTGTTGGAAAAATTGGAGGAGGAGGCCCTCAATGAATATAGAGATGACTCCAATGATAAAATAAGTGAGATTTCTTCTGATAgcttcacagacagaggacaagATCCAGGACTAACCATCCTCTTTGAGTCTTCTAACCTTTCTCTTATGGATGCCTCTGAGGAAAAGTATAAAGATTCTCTTCCTTTGCCCTGCTTGCAAGACAAACTCAAGGAGAAGGAGAGGCACAGACATTCCTCATCTTCGTCAAAGAAAAGTCAcgagaaagagaaagcaaagaaggaaaaaacagagaaaaaagagaaaatggatgACTTTAAAGACTCCAGCAACAGAAAAGATTCTAATCAATATgaaaaagaattctctgtggaTGGGGAGACTTTTGGCATTTCCTACAGCATGAAAGCAGAGGTTGAGGAAGAACTGGACAAAAACATTGActatttgttttctgaaaagaaagataaaaatgaTCCTGAGAGAGAGCTCTCAAAGAAGGCAGAAAAGGAAAAGACTTACGGTTCCAGTACCATCAGCACAATcaaagagaagaagaagagagaaaaacacaAGGAAAAATGGAAGGATGAAAAGGAAAAGCATAGAGACAAACATACAGATGGATTCTTTAAACATCACAAAGATGAGACAAAATCTGTGGTTAAAGACAAGGATAGCCCTCAAGTTATCACATTCAAAGATAAGTCAAAGGAGGAGAACCTCAAATTTAGTGAAACCAAAATGAAGGAGAAACTCAAGGAAAACCAAGAGAAAGACAAAACAGAGTCTCTAAAGATCAGTAATGGAAATGATAAAATAACATTGTCCAAAGATGGTAGCAAGAAAGATAACAGGCCTAGAGAGAAGCTTCTGGGTGATGGTGATCTAATGATGACCAGCTTTGAAAGGATGCTGAGCCAAAAAGACCTGGAAATTGAGGAGCGCCACAAAAGACACAAAGAGAGAATGAAGCAAATGGAGAAGATGAGGCACAGATCTGGAGATCCCAAATTAAAAGATAAAATGAAAACCTCTGAAGAGATGCGTAAGAGGAGTCTGGATTTGACCACAAAGAAACCACTAGCACTAGATACTCAGCTAAAGGACAAAAAGCTCAAAGAACTAGGTCCACTGACTCCTATATTGTCACCAGATAATAAGCCACAGCCTGCTGTGGGGACAGATTCAAAGGACTGGATAACTGGCCCTCAGCTGAAAGAAATTTTACCTGCTTCTCCCAGGCCAGATCAGAACAGGCCGACAGGTGTTCCAGCTCCAGCTTCCGTAGTTTCTTGTCCAAGCTATGAAGAAGTGATGCAGACACCAAGAACTCCTTCGTGCAGCAATGAAGATTACACAGATTTGATGTTTGATTGTGCTGACTCTCAGCACTCTCTGCCCATATCCACAATGTCCATGAATGCATGTTCTCCATCCTTTTTTGACAGATATGCAAATGCTTCGAGTGGACTTCCTGACAATCCAAGTCAGACTCCAACAAGGACGATACCCTCCACAAACCTTTATCGTTCAATCTCTGTTGATAtaagaaggatccctgaagatgAGTTCAGTGCTGGAGACAAGTTTTTCAGGCAGCAAAGTGTCCCGGCAACATCAAATTATGATTCTCCAGTGCAGCATTTGATGGAAGAAAAAGTCCCTCTTCCTTCTGTTCCTGCAGAAAAGTTTCAGTGTATGTCTCCAGGGTATTATTCACCTGACTATGGAATTCCATCACCTAAAGTAGAAACTTTGCATTGTGCACCTGTTGGCAATGTTGTCCAATCACCTGAAAGCATCTTTTCTGGTTTACAAGCAAAATCCTCCCCCTCACACAGAGATGAGCTGCTTGCACCTTCTGTAGAAAGTGCTCTTCCCCCTGATCTTGGCATGCCTTTGGATACCACAGAAGAGCAGCAAGCTACTGCTTCTATTTTGCCACCAGAGTCTACCTTTTTACCACCTATTGAAGAAAACGATTTTAGTTCAGGTATCTCAGAGCAGAACAATATGGACTGGGGTAACCCTCCTTCCAGAAACCCTGACCCTCCCATGCCTCCTAGTTTAATTGGTAATCCATCTGATCACCCAGTCAGCTGGTCAGTGGGATCAGAACTTCTAATGAAATCTCCCCAGAGGTTCCCTGAATCCCCTAAGCCATTCTGTTCACTGGACCCAATACATCCTGCACCCGTGTCCTTTATTTCTACAGATTCTCCATACCCAGTTTCTCCTATTTCCTATCCATTGTCAGTATCTGAACCGGGGCTTGATGAAGTAAAGGAAGATGTTGAAGAAACAGTTCCAGGAGAAATGGCAACTGCAGAAGAGCAAGCTCCTTACATGTCCCCTACTAGATTAGACACTTTCTTCAATAACTGCAAGCCTCTTCCAGAAGAAACACCCGAGATGCCTTTAGAACCCCCTTGCATTCCTACAGAAACTCAGGCAGAGGCTGTTAACACTCTGGAAAACAGTTATTTGGAAAACAGTAGTGTTGCACCTGTAAACCCAGAAGAGCCAGTAACGTGGCCTGATCCATTCACAAACTCAGAAGATGACTTAGACCTTGGTCCCTTCTCGTTGCCGGAATTGCCGCTCCAAGCTAAAGATGTTCCAGATGCTGAAATGACTGAAGTGGCATCGATAGAAGAAAGCTCAGTAGCTGCCCCAGAAGTCATAAATACTGGGATCATAAATGTGAGTGTGTCTGTCACAGCTTCTAGTGAGCAGGAGGAGCTACCGCTTAATCAGCCAAGTAACTTACTAGCTGTGGAACCAGAGCCACAGCCGGAGGAAAAAACATCGGAAGTGATTGCACCAGAAGCTACCTCGGAAGCATTGAATGTACCAGAAGAGAAAAGATTAGAAGAGTCCAAGGAACAGAGTTTTCAACAGATTGCATCAATAGAGCTTGCTCAGCCAGAGAAACAAGAGGCAGAAACAAACCATGAAGAATTGCCCTCGTCAAACTGTGCAGTGGAGAGTGGATCTCAAAGCAGCTTGGCACAAGCGAACACTGCTGAGAGTGGGGTCACGCAAGACAGTGCTGCAGTACGAAGTGGGAGCCAAGTCTCTTCCATCCAGACAGACACACCCCAAGGGACTACTGCAGTAGAAACCATAGAGCCAGTACAAAAACCAGTCGCAGAAGTttccaaaccaccaaaaatagAAGAGATCCCGCAACGAATTACCAGGAACAGGGCTCAAATGCTGGCCAATCAAAATAAACAGAACACTGCACCTTCTGAGAAAGAGTTTCCTCCAGTTTCTGCACCTTCCACACGTGCAAAAGGGCGAGTGACGGAGGAAGACGATGCTCAAGCCCAACATCCACGTAAACGCAGGTTCCAGCGTTCCAGCCAACAGCTACAGCAGCAGATTAACACGTCCACCCAGCAGACAAGAGAGATGATACAGCAAACACTGGCAGCGATTGTAAATGCCATAAAACTGGACGACATTGAGCCCTATCATAGTGACAGATCAAACCCATACTTTGAGTATCTTCAGATCAGGAAAAAGATTGAAGAGAAGCGGAAAATCCTCTGCTACATCACTCCCCAAGCTCCCCAGTGTTACGCCGAATATGTCACCTATACAGGGTCCTACCTGCTGGATGGCAAGCCACTAAGCAAGCTTCACATTCCAGTG ATTGCACCCCCTCCATCACTCGCGGAACCCCTGAAGGAACTCTTCAAGCAGCAGGAAGCCGTGAGGGGGAAGCTGCGACTCCAGCACAGCATAGAGCGG GAGAAGCTGATTGTTTCATGTGAACAGGAGATCTTAAGAGTTCACTGTCGGGCAGCGAGAACCATTGCTAACCAGGCAGTGCCCTTCAGTGCATGCACCATGCTGCTGGACTCCGAGGTCTATAACATGCCTCTAGAAAATCAG GGAGATGAAAACAAATCCGTCAGAGACCGTTTCAATGCTCGTCAGTTTATTTCCTGGTTACAAGATGTGGATGACAAATATGATCGAATGAAG